In Ciona intestinalis unplaced genomic scaffold, KH HT000373.1, whole genome shotgun sequence, one genomic interval encodes:
- the LOC101242968 gene encoding 52 kDa repressor of the inhibitor of the protein kinase-like, with protein sequence MSCVKAECFEANWVSTTGPSVVSQMNSRRKEEAIKNRSMLSSMVDAIKFCGRQSISLRGKVDHGPLTTPNDFEAGHNEGNFRALLRYSIQSGNGILLDHVRNCPRNAAYMSSTIQNEIIATCGEIIRSSLVKKINSSGFFSILADETTDVSCHEQFSLCARYVDESGTGELVVREDFLGYVAVEDLTGSSLAEVILHTLQRYNIDCAKLRGQGYDGASNMAGKFSGVQTKIRELHPLAAYTHCSSHVLNLVLGKSTQLRPIRRAVRQLSNVINFFNSSPKRQLYLGRAIEAFVPQSRRSKLRTLCETRWVERHDAVILFVEMLSPVVHALGELETCGVTGLQDKAEEFRFSIRNIEFLVSLKTLESVLAVTLSLSRSLQTENCDIVGCFQMVSDVSGVFESMVTNSVNEFHTLYECCLSLAANL encoded by the coding sequence ATGTCCTGTGTAAAAGCCGAATGTTTTGAGGCAAACTGGGTATCTACAACTGGGCCGTCTGTAGTTTCACAGATGAACAGCAGGCGGAAAGAAGAAGCCATAAAAAACCGGAGTATGCTTAGCTCTATGGTTGACGCCATTAAGTTTTGCGGGCGGCAATCAATTTCATTGCGCGGGAAAGTGGACCATGGCCCTTTAACAACGCCGAATGATTTTGAAGCAGGGCACAATGAAGGTAACTTCCGTGCTCTGCTGAGATACAGCATTCAATCTGGCAATGGAATTTTGTTGGACCATGTCCGTAACTGCCCTCGTAATGCTGCTTACATGAGCAGCACCATACAGAATGAGATCATTGCAACGTGTGGTGAAATAATTCGTTCGAGTTTGGTCAAGAAAATCAACTCCTCGGGTTTCTTTTCGATTCTTGCCGACGAAACCACCGATGTTTCATGCCATGAACAGTTTTCTCTGTGTGCTCGCTACGTCGATGAATCGGGGACTGGGGAATTGGTCGTGAGAGAAGATTTTCTCGGGTATGTTGCAGTTGAAGATTTGACGGGTTCTTCTTTAGCCGAGGTTATACTCCACACATTACAACGGTATAATATCGATTGTGCAAAGTTAAGAGGACAGGGTTATGACGGTGCCAGTAACATGGCAGGAAAGTTTTCTGGAGTCCAAACCAAAATAAGAGAACTGCACCCGCTAGCAGCTTACACGCATTGCTCATCCCACGTGCTTAATCTGGTGTTGGGAAAATCAACTCAACTTCGTCCGATACGACGAGCTGTACGTCAGCTGTCAAACgtcataaatttttttaattcaagtCCCAAACGTCAGTTGTACCTTGGTCGAGCAATTGAAGCTTTTGTTCCGCAATCTCGACGGTCAAAATTGCGTACTCTCTGTGAAACACGTTGGGTTGAACGACACGATGCTGTCATTTTGTTTGTCGAGATGCTGTCTCCAGTTGTACACGCTCTTGGGGAATTGGAAACATGTGGCGTAACAGGTCTACAAGATAAAGCAGAGGAATTTCGATTTTCAATTCGAAACATTGAATTTTTAGTGTCACTAAAAACATTGGAATCCGTACTTGCGGTTACCCTGAGCTTGTCGAGAAGCCTTCAAACCGAAAACTGCGACATTGTGGGATGTTTTCAAATGGTCAGTGATGTTTCTGGTGTGTTTGAAAGCATGGTCACGAACTCCGTCAATGAATTTCATACGTTGTATGAATGTTGCTTAAGCTTGGCCGCCAACCTCG